ATAAAGGTCCTCTCGCTCTGAAATACGGTGAACTGATCGAAACTGCAAACAGATCAGGTTCAAAGCTCAAGTTCGAGGCAACCGTCGGAGGAGCCATGCCTGTCATCAATCTGGCATGTGATACCCTTGCAGGTAATAAGATACTGAGTATGGAAGGCATATTCAACGGTACCTGTAACTATATTCTCAGCCGTATGGTGGAAGAGCATGCCTCATATGAGCAGATGCTCGCAGAGGCTCAGGAACTTGGTATAGCCGAAGCTGACCCGATATATGACGTTGAGGGTATAGATACGGCTTCCAAGCTTGTGATCGTTGCAAATGTAATATTCGGAATGAATGCCAGTTACAGGGATGTAACTGTAACCGGGATCACAAGGATAACCCCGGAAGCCCTTTTGCTTGCAAATAGGGACGGTTATGCTATCAAGCTCATCGGTGAGGTTAACGATGGTAAGATAAATGTTGCTCCTAAGCTGGTACCACTGGATAATCCTCTTGCTGTGGGAGGTACGCTGAACGTATTTTCCGTACAGACTGATATATCCGGTCCGATCACTATCACCGGAAGGGGTGCGGGCTCCATCGAAACCGCAAGTGCTATCCTGAGTGACATAATATCTCTCTACAAAAACTGACTTTATCGTCCTGTAGATTAACAGATCACCATGACCAGCTTTAGAGAATTCGCAGAGGCCTGTAAAGTAATTGAAGATACTCCGGGCTCACTTGAGATGACCTCACAGGTTGCTGAGCTGCTGGACAGGGTAAGCATAGAGGAGCTTCCCATAGTAACTCATTTTGTGATGGGTGAGGTCTTTCCTGCGTGGAGTAGCGAGGATATAGGTGTCGGTGCGGGAATTCTTTATTCAGCCCTTGCAAAATCGTCCGGTTTCTCAGTTGATGAGATCGAGGATATTGTGAAGGAGACGGGTGATATAGGCAAGACCGCTGTCAGAGCGCTTGGCAAGAATTCGAATGGACAGGCAACGTTCTCATCCTTTTTAACTGAGCTTGATGAGCTTTCGGTGACAGAGGTATTCCAGCGTTTCCAATCCATATCAAAGGCATCGGGAAAAGGATCACAGACAGCAAAGATAAAAAACCTCCAATATCTTTTCAACTCGGCTTCTCCTGAGGAAGTAAGCTATATTGCAAGGCTTGCAGTTGAGGATATGCGCATAGGCGTGGGAGAAGGTATAGTGCGCGATGCCATAGCAGCTGCTTTTTATGTTCCGGTCGAAGTTGTAGAACGCGGATTCATGCTCACAAATGATCTCGGGCTTGTGGCAACCACTGCAAAGCAGGGAGGCGTGGAAGCTGTTTCAGGGCTTGACATGCAACTGAATCGTCCCATAAGGATGATGCTTGCACAGGTGGCACCCACACTGGAGGCCGCCATCTCGGATATAGGCACACCTGCAATCGAGTGGAAATTCGATGGTGCAAGGGTCCAGATCCACAAGGACGGGGACAATGTGAAACTCTACTCTCGCCGCCTTGAGGATATAAGCAATTCACTGCCTGATATTGTAGCCTCTATCAAAAAGTATGTTCATGCGGATTCTGCGATACTTGACGGAGAAGCAGTGGCGATTGATGAGAACGGACATCCACGGGCTTTTCAGGATATACTGAAACGTTTCAGAAGAAAATACGATATTCAACTGACCGCAAAAGAAATTCCCCTTACTCTGAATATCTTTGATATCATGTATCTTAACGGGGAAAATCTTCTTGATGAGCCTCTTATCAGGAGAAGAGAACTGCTTGAAAGCTGTGTCGAGAATGCGGATTCTATTCGGGTGGACAGCCAGGTTGTAACGGACGATCCGGAAATGATCAATGAGATCTACTCGAAGGCTCTCAAGGCAGGCCATGAGGGAATAATGATAAAGAATCCAGAGTCTCCCTATTCTCCCGGTAAACGTGGTAAGAACTGGCTGAAGAAAAAACCCGTGATGGAAACACTGGACCTTGTGGTCATAGGTGCCGAATGGGGATACGGAAGGCGTACCAGCTATATAGGTTCCTATGCACTTGCATGCCATGATCCCGAAACCGGCCGTTTCCTGCCTGTTGGTAAGGTGGCAACCGGTTTTTCCGATGAACAACTGGCTGAACTTACCGCTCTTTTCTCGGATCTGATAATAATGGAAGCAGGAAAGAAGATTGAAGTCAAACCTGAGATAATCTTTGAGATAGCCTTCGAAGAGATCCAGAAAAGCACCAATTACGAATCCGGCTATGCTCTACGTTTTCCGAGACTTGTTAATGTCCGGGATGACAAATCCCTTGAAGATGTCGAGAGCATTGGGCGTATCGAGGAAATGTACAGGATGCAGAGGGAAAGAAGCTAAGATTCGCCTCCTTGCGAACATTTATCTAGGTAAGAGCCGTACTTTGAATAGTCGTGGTCTTTATGAAAAAATCAATTCTTACATTATTGATGGTATTTGTATTCCTGGTCCTTGCAGGTTGTGTGGAAGACCGGCCTTCCGATGTAGCGGAAATGGAAGAAGAGTTCCCCCGATCGGAGGATTCCATGGTAGATGAGAACGCCACTGAAGGTGATACCGTTGTTGTTTACCTTGAGAATTACAAATTTGAGCCTTATATGGTAACAATTTCCGAAGGCGATACTGTCAAGTGGGTTAAAAAGGATCATCCTGCCCAGATCATCAAAAGCAATGTATTCCAGTCACCCACTCTGAGGGAGGGAGACACCTTCAGCTATACGTTTACCGAAGCGGGAAACTATGATTACCAGATAGTTTCACATCCCTGGGCTCCCGGAGGTATCGTGGTGGTCGAAGCAGAATAAGTTTTCCCGGATGCATCGGTTCAGACCAGTATGCTCTCAAGTCCTTCCTGGGTAATAGTAATAACCAAAAAACGCAACGATAATAAAATGGATATGATAGTTCCTAATTATTTTAAAATAGTTTCTTGATTAAATACACTTATATTGGATGTACACAAATTTCGCTAATAACTTTTGTATAAACTTAAAAGAGCGAAATAGATATGAAGGCATCAGAATTCAAGAAACTGCTTAAAAATGAGTTTTCACCAGCTCTTCGAAATCTGGGATTCAAAGGTTCAGGATTTAATTACCGAAAAATAACCAATGAACATTATATCTATACTGCTACTGTCCAATCTTGTACATGGGGAGAAGGATGCTGGATTGAATTAGGAGTTACAACAGACTTTTTACCTGACACCCTAGGAAAAGAGATTGATGTTAAAAAAGTGACTCCATACAAATGTGAGTTCAGAAAGAGATTAAAATCTCCAACTAGCACAATAAATGATTCTATGTGGCCATACGGAAATACAGAAGATGAAGCTAATTTAAGCATAGAAGAAATGATTCAGGTCTTTGAAACAGAGGGAATTGCTTACTTTGATAAATTCAAAAACTTCCCAGAACCTTTGTCATCAATAACTGTTGAAGACATTGTTACCGATATTCCAAGAAAGAATGGATTAAGAGAATATTCAATGACTGAAGTAAGATTAGCATTAACACTTGCACGAGTTCATACTTTCCTGGGCAATAAGAATGAAGCAATTGAATTATGCAATTGGGGATTGGAGAATATTGGTCGAGGTATAGGGTTAATAGAAGTATTTGAAGACATTAAAAGAAAAAACATGAATTAATTTATCATTCTTTTAATTTTATAAAACATAGATTTACAAAAAAAAAAAGTAAGCGTCAAAAGACACTTACCAATTTCCTCACTTCCTTTGTCCAGAAATTAAAAGGCTTGTCACTTTTAATCCTGTCCTTCATCCTCTTGAGAGTGCTCCTCTCCATAACTCCATATTTCCTTGCTTCTTTTGGAGTCATGGCCAGTATCTTTTGCTTGATACCTTCCTCATCAATGAAGGTCTGTGCTCTCTGAAGCTCTAATTCCTCTTCATCAATGTTGTTGGCTTCCTTCCCAATGTAAAGGACACCATCTGCATGAATGTGTCTCCTTTCCAGAAGTCCAATATCACCCTCAAACTTATGTTCTGGGTGCTCTGCATACTGCAATATGGTTTTACTCAACGATTTGAAGTAGTGTGACCCTTGCATGATCTCTCCTGTTTCATAATCAATGAATGGTTCATGAACTATCTTTTGAGGATTGTCACAAAAAGGAGCAAGCGGTTTTATTGCTCTGCCATCTTTTTCTACTGCCTGAAATCCCACAAGAAAGAAATTGAAAGGCTTAATCATTTCCTTCCAAGACTTGCCTTTATTGAGCTTCTTGAACCTATTCCATACATTAGGAGTGCTAACAGCAAGCTTTGAGATAGCATACATGTTGCTGTATTTTTCCACAATATCTCTAGAACTAATCATATCATATTCTAATTGCAGTAGATCTTCCCATATTTCCTCATGCCAGTCCCCTTTTCCATCCTTTGAGAAAGGATTTGTCAGATGACCTAATCCATGAAGCTTGTAATCCTTGAATATGATCTTACCTTTTCTGAATTTATACAATGGATAGCGTTTAGATGAGATTCCATAAAACCAGTAATCCACCTTTTCAGGCTTTAGCAATGGAATATCTAAGTTATAGGGATTTAGAGGTTGGAAATACTCTGTAATATCCTCTGCATATTCAGGAGGTACAAAAATAGAGTCAGTATCCATATAGGAGTGTCTAGCCCCTAAATCCTCTACTTTTGCCTCTGCCATTGCCAAAAACAGCTTTGATCCAGAGGTAATCATAACTGCTAATAGAGGGTGATAGAAGTTACCTGGCTTTTCATACCTATTCTGTGATGTACTGAAAGAGTCAAGTCCGTAAACCTCTATGTCACTTTTCCTGTCCTCTGGATTAAGCTCAATAAATATCCCATAGCTCATGGCATTTACAAGTATCTTAATTGCCTGTGCTCTGCTCTTTAGCTGTTGATACTCTGGACTTTCTGAATCAATGCCCTTCATTTGAATTTTGATATTTTGTCTTTCCTCAACAAGAACCTGAACAAGATTATCCATTTCAGGATCAATATCAATTCCAAGTATCTGAGACCTTCTTAATCCTTCCTGAATGCCTATTGGAACATATCTGACAGCTTCAATGATCTCTGGAGCTTTGCCAGTGAGAATTACAGAAGCTATGACATCAGGTAATGCATACCATAGTTCATGCTCTGAGGAAAGATAATTGACACCAACATTAAATGAACCATTATCTTCCTTGTAATCCATTCTCACAGGTAATATATCTCTATCAGGACGAAGCTTAACCATTACAACAAAGTCTTTCCAATTATCCGCATTTTGCAGATATCCCAGATTGACTATTTCCAGTAACTCTCTGATTTCCGCAGTTACATTCTGTGTTTCAATGTAATCTGCAATCATGAGATTCCATAGACCCATTACCATTGTAACCGTTGGATACATGCTTGTAAAATCAAGAGTTGTAACTTTTGTTGGAACTTTCCTATTTCGGCACTCACACCTACCTCCATAATATGAGGTCATTATCTGACCTTTCATATTATCGGGAAAATCAAAATTCCGTTCACTCAATGAGTTCATTCCCAACTGCTTCAAAGCGTATTTTCCAAGAGAAGCAGGACTGTATATTTTGGTTGGAGGAACATCAATATTGTAGAGATCAAGTTCATTGATCAATCCTTCATATACATCAAAAGTACTCTCTACATCCCTTATCAGATAATCAAGATACTTTTTGGTAACAGTACCGTGTTTAATATCCTTCATCTTTTTGTGTCTTGTATCGAGCAATTCACAGGCATTTGCAAGGGATATATGATGATATTGAAGCAGGACTTCTGCAAGCGTTTGAGCATCAAGAAAATGTCCTGAAAAATACTCATCGTCTTGATTCCACATTGTTGTGAACTTGGAACTGTTAGCTGCTCCAAGTTTTTTGATCACGATAGGAGGGTTGAATTTGTTATCTGAAAGTGTGAATGTAAATCCTCCTCTGTTCTTTGCCT
The window above is part of the Methanolobus zinderi genome. Proteins encoded here:
- a CDS encoding homoserine dehydrogenase, translated to MKTIRASLIGFGAVGQGVAKVLLAKKDYLQSIGIDLRIVAIADSRTAVIDSEGVNLAAVLDSKKKKGVVGSEKISGTDIIKTIDHELVIETTPTNIDDGGVGLTNMLAAFEKGMDVVTSNKGPLALKYGELIETANRSGSKLKFEATVGGAMPVINLACDTLAGNKILSMEGIFNGTCNYILSRMVEEHASYEQMLAEAQELGIAEADPIYDVEGIDTASKLVIVANVIFGMNASYRDVTVTGITRITPEALLLANRDGYAIKLIGEVNDGKINVAPKLVPLDNPLAVGGTLNVFSVQTDISGPITITGRGAGSIETASAILSDIISLYKN
- a CDS encoding ATP-dependent DNA ligase, translating into MTSFREFAEACKVIEDTPGSLEMTSQVAELLDRVSIEELPIVTHFVMGEVFPAWSSEDIGVGAGILYSALAKSSGFSVDEIEDIVKETGDIGKTAVRALGKNSNGQATFSSFLTELDELSVTEVFQRFQSISKASGKGSQTAKIKNLQYLFNSASPEEVSYIARLAVEDMRIGVGEGIVRDAIAAAFYVPVEVVERGFMLTNDLGLVATTAKQGGVEAVSGLDMQLNRPIRMMLAQVAPTLEAAISDIGTPAIEWKFDGARVQIHKDGDNVKLYSRRLEDISNSLPDIVASIKKYVHADSAILDGEAVAIDENGHPRAFQDILKRFRRKYDIQLTAKEIPLTLNIFDIMYLNGENLLDEPLIRRRELLESCVENADSIRVDSQVVTDDPEMINEIYSKALKAGHEGIMIKNPESPYSPGKRGKNWLKKKPVMETLDLVVIGAEWGYGRRTSYIGSYALACHDPETGRFLPVGKVATGFSDEQLAELTALFSDLIIMEAGKKIEVKPEIIFEIAFEEIQKSTNYESGYALRFPRLVNVRDDKSLEDVESIGRIEEMYRMQRERS
- a CDS encoding DUF4304 domain-containing protein, whose product is MKASEFKKLLKNEFSPALRNLGFKGSGFNYRKITNEHYIYTATVQSCTWGEGCWIELGVTTDFLPDTLGKEIDVKKVTPYKCEFRKRLKSPTSTINDSMWPYGNTEDEANLSIEEMIQVFETEGIAYFDKFKNFPEPLSSITVEDIVTDIPRKNGLREYSMTEVRLALTLARVHTFLGNKNEAIELCNWGLENIGRGIGLIEVFEDIKRKNMN